Part of the Paenibacillus sp. FSL R7-0273 genome is shown below.
CGGTGGAGGCCTTTAACCGTAACGGGCTGAAGCTGTTCATCGTCGGAGACGGACCGGACCGCAAGCGTCTGGAAGGCATGGCCAAAGGCAATGTATCCTTCCTGGGCCGGCTGGAGGATGCCGAGGTAACTGGGCTGATGTCACAGTGCCGGGCCTTTATTTTCCCGGGAGAAGAGGATTTCGGTATCACGCCGCTGGAGGCGAATGCTGCAGGCAGACCGGTTATTGCTTATCAGGCCGGAGGGGCACTGGATACGATTGTGCCTTATGTGAACGGGGTGTTTTTCCAGCACCAGGAGGTTGACGATTTACTGAAGGCCATAAATGAAGTGGAGTCCTATGCATGGGATATCAGCCGGATTATGGGGCATGCCCGCAAGTTCGACGAACAGGCATTTATGGTGCAATTCAAGCAGTATGTAGAGCAAGCCTACGTTAATTTCCTAAAAGGAGGATGATTGTATGAAGCTGGCAGTTATCGGTACCGGCTATGTCGGTCTTGTATCAGGCGTATGCTTTACGCTGAATGGTAATCATGTGATCTGTGTCGATAAGGATGAGGAGAAAATCAATAAGCTTAACCGCATGGAATCCCCCATCTATGAACCGGGTATTGAGGCATTGATTGAAATGAACCTGCGTGAAGGCAGATTGTCCTTCTCGTCAGATCTTCAGGAGTCGGTACGCCGCTCTGATATCGTTATCCTGGCTGTAGGAACCCCGTCACTGCCGGGCGGTGAAGCCGATCTGCAGTACATCGAAGGGGCGGCTGCTGAAATTGCCGACGCCATGGAGGGCTACAAGATTATCATGACCAAGTCGACGGTTCCGGTCGGCACGAATGAACGAATCCGCAAGCTCATCGCTTCCCGCACCAATCACCCCTTTGATATTGTCTCCGCACCTGAATTCCTGCGTGAAGGCTCCGCGATCCGCGATACCCTGCACCCGGACCGCATCGTTATCGGCCTTGACAATCCGTCGATTGAGCCGGTCATGCGCCAGCTGCATCAGGGCTTCACCGAAAATATTTTTGTAACCGACATCCGCAGTGCGGAAATGATCAAATATGCATCCAATGCATTCCTGGCGACCAAAATCTCCTTCATCAACGAGATCGCCAACATTTGTGAAAAAGTGGGAGCTGACGTGACCATGGTGGCGGAAGGCATGGGGATGGACCGGCGAATCGGCTCCTCGTTCCTGCAGGCCGGCATCGGCTACGGAGGCTCCTGTTTCCCGAAAGATACAAATGCGCTGATCCAGATTGCCGGCAACGTGGACTACGAGTTCAAGCTGCTGAAATCAGTGGTCGAGGTGAACAAGGACCAGCGGTTCATGATTATCTCCAAGCTGCATGAATCGCTCGGCAGCCTGCGCGGCGCCGTAATCGGCATCTGGGGCCTGGCCTTCAAGCCGAACACCGATGATGTCCGCGAGGCTCCGGCCCGCGAGATCGTGGAGGCACTGGTAGCGGAGGGCGCTACAGTGAAGCTGTACGATCCGATCGCCGCCGCCAACTTCCGCGCACAATATGACCATCCGCAGCTGCGCTGGTGCGGTGTGCCGGAGGAGGCTGCTGAGGGCAGCGATGCGATCTGCCTGCTGACCGACTGGTCGCAGTTCAAGGATATCGATCTGCATCACCTGTCCGGCACCATGCGCCGCCAGATCCTGATCGACGGCCGTAACGTGTACTCCAAGGAGCAGATTGAGGGCACTGGGCTGGAGTATCATTCCGTCGGCCGTCCGCAGATGGGCGGGCTTAGCGGATATTCTCCGGTTGCCGGCGCGGTTTAAGCTTTAGGCTTTTAAGCTTTTTGACTTTAAAGGTTGTGCGCTTGTGCGTTCTTATCTCTTTCTTGCATAGCGTAAAACTCTGACATAGCTATAGACCCGATTTTTAGCTCTTAGCTCTTAATCTCTGGACCTTAATCTTTGGCTCTTAATCTTCAGCTGCCGCCCAACCAAGCGGCAATTCCGGATCTTTAGCAGGGAGCCTTCCCTGTTGGGGGAGCATGCTTTGGATGCTTTTGGAATGCTTGGTGAGGCAAGCAAAGATTTTTACAACCAAATTTTATGAAATGGAACGGAGAGGAATTTTGGAGCTGGAGGAGCGAATGCGTCCGCCTTTGTCTTCGGATTTCTACCGCGGCCAGCGGTTCAAATCAGGAAATCCGAAGACAACAGCGGCCGGAAGCCCAAACATTCCTTGCAGTGACTCTCATAAAAGTGCAATCTCTAAAAATCTTGCGCAGCATAAAGAATTTCCGAGGAGCATCAAGATTTCGCTCCCAGAACAAGCTCCCAATAACAATCCGAAATTTTCGCGTCACACATACCAAGGAGGGGTTCCACATGAAACTAGTACTTCTATCAGGCGGCTCAGGTAAACGGCTCTGGCCATTGTCCAATGACTCACGCTCCAAGCAATTTCTGAAGGTACTGGAAAGCCCGGCAGGTGAACCGGAATCCATGGTTCAGCGGGTCTGGAGACAGCTGGAGGAAGCTGGGATGACGGGCTCCTCCTATCTGGCTACGGGCCGCAGCCAGGTGGAATCGATCCAGAGCCAGCTCGGCAGCCATGTGCCGATTATTGTGGAGCCCGAGCGCCGCGATACATTCCCGGCTATTGCGCTTACAGCAGCCTACCTGTATTCTATCGCCGGTGTTTCTCCGGCGGAGACAGTAGCCATCCTGCCTGTCGATCCTTATGTGGAGGCTTCCTTCTTCGACACCGTTGTCCGGCTGGAGCAGACGATGGAGGAGAGCGGCGCAAATCTGGCGCTGATGGGCGTAGTGCCTGAGCATGCGTCAGAGAAATACGGATATATTATTCCTACCAGTGCAGCGCCAGGGGAAGGCGGCTACCTGCAGGTA
Proteins encoded:
- a CDS encoding UDP-glucose dehydrogenase family protein, with translation MKLAVIGTGYVGLVSGVCFTLNGNHVICVDKDEEKINKLNRMESPIYEPGIEALIEMNLREGRLSFSSDLQESVRRSDIVILAVGTPSLPGGEADLQYIEGAAAEIADAMEGYKIIMTKSTVPVGTNERIRKLIASRTNHPFDIVSAPEFLREGSAIRDTLHPDRIVIGLDNPSIEPVMRQLHQGFTENIFVTDIRSAEMIKYASNAFLATKISFINEIANICEKVGADVTMVAEGMGMDRRIGSSFLQAGIGYGGSCFPKDTNALIQIAGNVDYEFKLLKSVVEVNKDQRFMIISKLHESLGSLRGAVIGIWGLAFKPNTDDVREAPAREIVEALVAEGATVKLYDPIAAANFRAQYDHPQLRWCGVPEEAAEGSDAICLLTDWSQFKDIDLHHLSGTMRRQILIDGRNVYSKEQIEGTGLEYHSVGRPQMGGLSGYSPVAGAV